From the genome of Nicotiana sylvestris chromosome 1, ASM39365v2, whole genome shotgun sequence:
tatcttaggagaaagattcatcagactaagattttgatcctaggagaaaattcatcagaataggtctcttatcttaggagaaagattcatcagactaagattttgatcctaggagaaaattcatctgACTAGGTCTCTTATCTTACGAGAAAGactcatcagactaagattttgatcctaggagaaaattcatcagaccaggtcccccccccctcccattttttgttatcttaggagaaagattcatcagactaagatttggttgggaggaaaatccatcagactaggactttttatcctaggaggaaaaaatgTGAAGAGCAATAGCAACATTTTATGCACACTGGCAAGACAGATAAAGGCAAAGATATGAGAAACTTCTCTTTGTCGGctcttcttttcttccttttttatttttctatcttttcttttcttttttcttattttttaaccAACTTGCTTGCACTGCTTCTAGTCGACTGCTCTATGACGGGCTTCCCTCTTTCCTTGGCTCTGCTCGCTCGTCTACGCTCCGACCCTTATtcctatttcaaacaaagaaaacttgtgagtttaaaatgtggtggttagtttgtgtcCTTGACTTTGAATGCGGCTGCTTTTGCACTTGCcaaaataactttgatttcaacttgggaGACCTTGCCTGTTATCGACTACCCATTTTCTttcaacccttatcacagaaaacaccTCTGCTCCATTCGATCCCAATATCCTCTATcttttgcattttgctcatgaattgataTTTACTGAACCCTTgcgtttcacatgaatcccaaagtatgttgattgttaccaattCAATGCGCATACCActttttcctgacttatgccactttgatatgCTAGCCAAATTtgttttgtgcaattgaaaagttggtagcaaattttgaagtcatttctcacttgttctgaccaaacagactcaagaagggactcaaacaaaacaaaaggaacaaaataagggacaaaggaaagagatgatacctaacaagaaaattacaaagtagaaacttatcagatgtggataccaactctaatgaccatgataagcacctttggattaagtggcctaatctctcaAGCAAGTTTAATCTttaactcttgttgtacctcttcgctgtgaaactgggcttcaacgcTTCAATTGTCCTATTTGATCCACAATCTTCATTTGACTTGTgttgccctgaagggttttcaccatcaagcctctttCGTTTTGCTTTTTTTCTCAACTCACTGtagccttacggtgcccatgagggttttcaccgataagactctctcattttatcattttctctctttgtACTGAGAACAAGGTATTACCCATGATACAAGATCATACTTTTACCACACACTTGATTTGGCATCCTCAAagactggtcggaaggtctttcttcaGACTGTAATGTAGTcttttggacagggttggaaaaaaagggtggcatgaaggctaaaaaataatttaagatgaaagggttcaaaattacaacttttggaatcaggccTTTTGGCCAAATTTAAACTTCTCCCCAGTTTCTTGGAGTCTCGgaatgtttttttttggattttttctttGATGAGATTTCTAAGAAAAACTGCCCCACTCTTGACTTCGGGGAGTATGAAAGATTTTATTTGGTGTAACTAAACCgtaagactgcctacgtatcttgtggtgacaagaatcaggttgAACGTAGTTCCAACACAaagttaattctttttctttttctttttcttttccttttttttcttttctcttttttttgatttcttttttcttttctttttttttgattttttcttcttttctttttccttcttttttatttttcttatttttcattcatttattcttttttttttcattctctaattccgctattgattccaaaagaggtgtatgaaagaaaataaataaggctcaaaagggataacaaaggataaaagtgtttgggtagcggaacaaaatgtcttcatcatttcaactttgaacatgccaagtacaaaatgCGACTGAAAATAAGCAAAAGACTCATACATAGTAcctcttgaccgcatcagaattgatagacatatctacacatttgccttctatgtctgttaaatacaaagcaccattgggcaaTACTCTTGTCACTATGAacggtccctgccagtttgggacgaacttgcctttagcttcagtcTGATGAagaaggatgcatttcaataccaTCTAGCCCACTTCGAATTTtcgaggacgcacctttttgttgtatgctcttgccattatcTTCTggtacaattgaccatgacatactgcagccaatcttttctcatcaatcaaactccaATGCTCGAGCCGAGCTTTGACCcgctcatcatcatcaatttcagcttctgCAACGATCCAAAAGGATGGAATCTCAACTTCCGTAGGTATGACTGCCTTAGTTCCATAtaccagcaaataaggagttgcacctactgaagtgcgaacagtagtgcgataacccagtaagACAAAAGGCaatttttcatgccactgcctcgaaccttgaaccatcttacaaaatatcttctttatgttctagTTGGCAGCctcaacaactccatttgtcttggGGCGATACAGAGTGGATTCCGATGCATgatcttgaactgttggcatacatctttcatcaaatgactgttgagattagcatcattgtctgtgatgatcaccttgggaatcccgaactaacaaatgatgtttgaatgaacaaaatctaccactgccttcttggtcacggacttaaaagttacagcttcgacccatttggtaaagtaatcaatggccaccaaaaTAAAACTATGCACGTTCGATGCTGCCGTCTCTATTGGtctaatgacatccataccccaagcaacaaaaggccaaggtgcagacattgtgtgtaactcagatgggggagaatgaatcaaatcaccgtgtacctggcattgatgacatatGCGAACAAAGCTGATGCAatctcgttccatggtgagccaataataacctgctcgaagtatcttctttaccAATACATACCCAttcatatgcggcccgcaaactccagaatgCACTTCAGCCATGATAATTGAAGCttctttagcatctatgcacctcagcaGTCCCAAATCTGGAGTCTTCttgtacaagattcccccacttaggaaaaatccactagccaaacATTGAATGGTTATCTTTTGATCACCCGTGGCATGCACTAGATATACCCCCGacttgatgtattccttgatatcatggaatcAAGGTTCACCATCAATTTCTTCTtcaaccacattacaataagcatgttgatcacgaacttggatatgcacaggatcgacataagccttgtccgaatgatgtaacattgacgctagaGTAGCCACGGCATCGGAAATCTCATGATGAACTCTGGGAATATGTCTGAATTCTACCGACCTGAATCATTGACAAATATCATGCAGGcactgtcggtacggtatgatCTTCAAGtcccgagtctcccattctccttgaatctggtggaCCAACAAATCTGAATCTCCCAAAATGAGTATTTCTTGGACTCCCATGTCTGTAGCTAACcacaaacccagaatgcatgcttcgtactcagccatgttgttggtgcaataaaatcgaagttggGCTACTACAAGGcagtgttgccctgtttcagagatgagtacagcccctattccgacacctttcatgttagcaactccatcaaagaagagtctCCAACCTGGCTTTTCATCACGGTCAACCTAGTCAACATACatgacctcttcatcaggaaaataagtctttaGGGGCTCATATTCATCATCCACCGAATTCTCGGCCAAGTGGTCGGCCAAGGCTTGGGAGTTTCATCACggtctgagtcacatagatgatgtcaaactctgtaagtaaaatctgccactttgcaagtcttcccctgggcataggcttctgaaagatatacttcagggGATCCatgcgagatatgaggtaagtagtgtaggacgatagataatgcttcaacttttgtgccacccaagtttgggcgcaacatgtcttctcaagcagagtgtacttaacctcatcgggagtgaacttcttactaagataatagattgcttgctccttctttcccgtGATGTCATGTTAGCCCAATACACAgccaaaagaattatccaagactgtcaaatagagaatCAAAAGTCTTccaggctctggtgggaccagcacATATGGGTTTGACAGGTACCTCTTAATcttatcaaaagcttcttgacactcgtcaatccacTTGACTGCAGCATTCTTCTTCAATAGCTTAAAGATgagctcacaggttgtcgtgagctgagcaatgaacatGCTAATGTAACTTAACCTTccaagcaaactcatcacctcagttttgttctttgggggtggtaactcttggatggctttgatcttcgacggatTTAACTCAATACCGCGTCGACTGACCACGAATCCGTACAGTTTCCCAGAcgggacaccaaatgcacattttgctggattgagcttgaggttatacctgcggagcctttggaaaaacttcctcaagtccttgacatggtcagactgcttctttgactttatgatcacatcatctacataaacctcaatctccttatgtatcatgtcatgaaatatggtggTCATCGCCCTCGTGTAAGTTGCCctagcattcttcagaccaaatggcattacctggtagcaatatgtcccccatgcatgatgaatgctgtcttttctgcatcttccttatccatcaagatctggtgatatctgtcacacctcctttttgcgcgcccccgccccgaagggttagatgcgcgggtggagtttttccaatttaagtgacaatattcgaaatgggattatttatttaattcagagtcgccacttgagaaaggtttggcttttggtgtcccaagtcaccggtttatctcgaatcccaaatcgaggaaattttagacttttccaaatgaagtctgcgaaccagaaattctaagtaaggaattctgttgacccgagggaaggtgttaggcaccctcgaatcccgtggttctagcacggtcgcttaaattgttataatggctaaataactgatttaaatacatgttgtgatttATATGCTTCTTATTAGATttataccgcttttattattatcatttatttttatagaattgcaacgtcgtgaaaatgcatgtcgaaccacgtcacaatcaatgcacccgtgatcgtcgacacattcggacttcgttgagattcggatttgggtcacatcaatgtgcacccgaatttaagaatatgatttaattaagccgcgcctacggagtctaacgcgttattattttgtagaaggccatgaaatttattaaatggcctatcctgaattctaaataattatcatggttatttattgagggccccgcaattttgcatttttatttgggcgaggctcgtctcattattttagaagggtatcctatagtgactatatttctagtgcatttgtctctaaatctagaagaaaaggtacgtgctaattcaattatatgctttggcctgatCCGGATTCTTATGATTAATTATCTATAAAGTTAAGAA
Proteins encoded in this window:
- the LOC138876864 gene encoding uncharacterized protein, giving the protein MVQGSRQWHEKLPFVLLGYRTTVRTSVGATPYLLVYGTKAVIPTEVEIPSFWIVAEAEIDDDERVKARLEHWSLIDEKRLAAVCHGQLYQKIMARAYNKKGPFIVTRVLPNGALYLTDIEGKCVDMSINSDAVKRYYV